Proteins co-encoded in one Zymomonas mobilis subsp. mobilis ATCC 10988 genomic window:
- a CDS encoding SEL1-like repeat protein — protein MILTTRSLFFQKNIWLPLLVALTPVTSFPLYAAVKTTDVKKANDNFESGLRYYHGHNVAQSYSQAREYFQKAADLGHAEAQFYLGALYERGKGVARNYKTAFSWYQKAADQGFVKAENNVGSMYQYGVGVPQNFQAALTWLQRAAGQGDKVAQTNLGDMYYQGLGTAQEYKTAAIWYQKAAAQGYALAEYNLGVMYSQGQGVTQDMATAATWYQKAADQKFPAAEYNIAYLYEKGQGVVQDQKIALAWYQKAADQGFVKAQLNLASLLYHQAKGKSQNYKEAVLWYQKAAAQGDVVALFMLGKMAHLGEGAARNDVDAYMWFSLAAGLGLKNAENNCQVLSKMMTPAQIAEAKKEAQSWLDKHPSFPVKKLNSAG, from the coding sequence GTGATACTGACGACAAGAAGCTTGTTTTTTCAGAAAAATATCTGGTTGCCATTATTGGTGGCTTTAACGCCGGTGACATCTTTCCCGCTTTATGCAGCGGTGAAAACGACAGATGTCAAAAAGGCAAATGACAATTTTGAATCTGGTCTTCGCTATTATCACGGACATAATGTTGCCCAGAGCTACAGCCAAGCCAGAGAGTATTTTCAGAAGGCTGCGGATCTCGGTCATGCCGAAGCCCAATTTTATTTGGGGGCATTGTATGAACGGGGAAAGGGCGTAGCTAGAAATTATAAAACCGCTTTTTCATGGTATCAGAAAGCCGCCGATCAGGGTTTTGTGAAGGCTGAAAATAATGTGGGCAGCATGTATCAATATGGTGTCGGTGTCCCCCAGAATTTTCAGGCCGCTTTGACTTGGTTACAGCGTGCGGCAGGGCAAGGCGACAAAGTTGCCCAAACCAATTTGGGCGATATGTATTATCAAGGCCTTGGCACAGCCCAAGAGTATAAAACAGCCGCTATCTGGTATCAAAAAGCGGCTGCCCAAGGCTATGCTTTGGCTGAATATAATTTGGGCGTGATGTATAGTCAGGGGCAGGGCGTAACCCAAGATATGGCGACTGCTGCGACTTGGTATCAGAAGGCCGCCGATCAGAAATTTCCGGCTGCCGAATATAATATCGCCTATCTTTATGAAAAAGGCCAAGGTGTTGTTCAGGATCAGAAGATCGCTTTGGCTTGGTATCAGAAGGCCGCCGATCAAGGCTTTGTGAAAGCGCAGTTGAATTTGGCAAGCCTCCTTTACCATCAGGCCAAAGGCAAATCCCAGAATTATAAAGAGGCCGTCCTCTGGTATCAGAAAGCGGCAGCGCAGGGTGATGTCGTTGCCTTGTTTATGTTGGGTAAAATGGCGCATTTGGGCGAGGGGGCTGCTCGAAATGATGTGGATGCCTATATGTGGTTCAGTCTGGCAGCCGGTCTGGGTCTAAAAAATGCCGAAAATAATTGTCAGGTTTTAAGTAAAATGATGACCCCTGCCCAGATTGCCGAGGCCAAAAAAGAGGCACAATCTTGGTTGGATAAGCATCCTAGCTTTCCAGTGAAAAAACTGAATTCGGCGGGATAG
- a CDS encoding carbohydrate porin — MASSLFLLPCATAATASSYDQPDTQIQRDSAKLGNSTPAVSQIDPAAARDSKTAIPSPTADNKDTLDTSGNLLGDMGGLRTWLYKYGITFDLEEYDELWGNVSGGTGGKPAYEGVTAPTIRVDLEKLIGLKGGLFNVSALQTRGRSISQEQLSVYNPVSGFEADRSTRLFELWYQQSFFHDKLDIKIGQQDLYTEFLISDYGALYLNANFGWPMAPSVNLYGGGPAWPLASPAIRFRYRPTNQLTVLFAAADDNPSGHSFYNSADPTNQSVHKDGANFNMGGGALLIAELQYAINPQPDDMSTVTENPGLPGIYRLGGFYDTGRFPDQRYDTNGNLLASPDSNGNARMHRGNWMIYGIVDQMIWRPSLGSPTSLGVFVRPTFNMGDRNMVSFAIDAGLNLKAPFKGRNNDTVGLAWGMGRTSSGQRAYDRDLRYFNGGRYQPISGNEHHIELTYQAQITPWMVLQPDLQYIINPSGGVLNTNTYKKVGNEVVFGLHSNISF, encoded by the coding sequence ATGGCAAGCAGCTTATTTCTTCTTCCCTGCGCCACGGCTGCGACAGCCTCTTCTTACGACCAACCCGATACCCAAATACAAAGAGACAGCGCCAAATTAGGCAATTCAACACCCGCGGTCAGCCAAATCGACCCCGCCGCAGCCCGAGATTCAAAAACCGCAATCCCCTCACCTACCGCCGATAACAAAGATACGCTCGACACCAGCGGCAACCTCCTCGGTGATATGGGCGGGCTTCGGACATGGCTCTATAAATACGGCATTACATTTGATCTCGAAGAATATGACGAATTATGGGGTAATGTTTCCGGTGGTACCGGCGGCAAGCCCGCTTATGAAGGGGTCACCGCTCCGACTATTCGGGTTGATCTTGAAAAACTGATTGGCCTCAAAGGCGGCCTTTTCAATGTCAGCGCACTGCAAACCCGTGGGCGCTCGATCAGTCAGGAACAACTTTCCGTCTATAACCCTGTCAGCGGCTTTGAAGCAGACCGCTCCACCCGCTTATTTGAATTATGGTATCAACAAAGTTTCTTCCATGACAAATTAGACATCAAAATCGGGCAGCAAGATCTCTATACAGAATTTTTAATCAGCGATTACGGCGCGCTCTATTTGAACGCTAATTTCGGTTGGCCAATGGCACCTTCCGTCAATCTCTATGGTGGCGGGCCCGCATGGCCGTTGGCTTCTCCCGCCATCCGCTTCCGCTATCGCCCGACCAACCAGCTTACCGTTCTCTTTGCGGCTGCCGATGACAATCCTTCCGGCCACAGCTTTTACAACAGCGCAGATCCCACCAATCAAAGCGTCCATAAAGACGGTGCCAATTTCAATATGGGCGGCGGCGCGCTTTTGATTGCGGAATTACAATATGCCATCAATCCGCAACCGGATGATATGTCCACGGTTACCGAAAATCCGGGCTTACCGGGTATCTATCGCTTGGGCGGATTTTATGACACTGGACGTTTTCCCGACCAACGTTACGATACCAATGGTAATTTGCTCGCTTCACCAGACAGCAACGGCAATGCCCGAATGCATCGTGGCAACTGGATGATTTACGGTATTGTCGATCAAATGATCTGGCGGCCTTCTTTGGGGTCTCCAACCTCTCTTGGGGTCTTTGTTCGCCCGACTTTTAATATGGGCGACCGCAATATGGTTTCTTTTGCGATTGATGCTGGTCTCAATCTCAAAGCACCCTTTAAAGGACGCAATAATGACACCGTTGGACTGGCATGGGGTATGGGACGAACCAGTTCAGGCCAGCGTGCTTATGACCGCGATCTCCGTTATTTCAATGGGGGACGCTATCAACCGATCAGCGGCAATGAACATCATATAGAGCTGACTTATCAGGCACAAATCACGCCTTGGATGGTGCTACAACCTGATCTGCAATATATCATCAACCCATCGGGGGGCGTGCTTAATACGAATACCTATAAAAAGGTCGGCAACGAAGTTGTCTTCGGCCTACACAGCAATATCAGCTTCTAA
- a CDS encoding aldo/keto reductase — translation MKQRPLGKTGFQIAPIIFGGNVFGWTVDEKRSFALLDAWIDAGFNAIDTADMYSAWVDGNKGGESESIIGHWLQAHPSKRDKVLIFTKVGGDFRDEKRKGLKAGYIRLAVEASLQRLSIEAIDLYQSHFPDETVDDEETLSVYQDLIKEGKIRAIGASNYTAPQLDRALKIAAEKNLPAYQTLQPEYNLYDRFGYEGAVADLCLDHTIGVIPYYSLASGFLSGKYRSEADLGQSQRGAGIKKYLNPRGMRILAALDEVSKGQNAKPAEIALAWLLTRPAITAPIASATSIEQMASLKKATEINLTPDEVILLNEASAVLPTD, via the coding sequence ATGAAACAGCGCCCGTTAGGAAAGACCGGATTCCAGATTGCCCCGATTATTTTTGGCGGCAATGTTTTCGGCTGGACAGTCGATGAAAAACGTAGCTTTGCGCTGTTGGATGCGTGGATTGATGCCGGTTTTAATGCCATTGATACCGCTGATATGTATTCGGCTTGGGTCGATGGGAATAAAGGCGGGGAATCCGAAAGCATCATCGGCCATTGGTTACAAGCCCATCCTTCCAAACGGGACAAGGTTCTTATTTTCACCAAGGTTGGCGGCGATTTCCGCGATGAAAAACGAAAAGGTCTCAAAGCGGGCTATATCCGCCTCGCCGTCGAGGCCTCGTTGCAAAGACTGTCAATCGAAGCCATTGACCTTTACCAGTCGCATTTTCCTGACGAAACCGTTGATGATGAAGAAACGCTCAGCGTTTACCAAGACCTCATCAAGGAAGGCAAAATCAGGGCAATCGGGGCTTCAAATTATACCGCCCCCCAGCTTGATCGCGCCTTGAAAATTGCCGCAGAGAAAAACCTTCCAGCTTATCAAACGCTGCAACCTGAATATAATCTTTATGACCGCTTCGGCTATGAAGGTGCCGTTGCCGATCTCTGCCTTGACCATACAATCGGGGTAATCCCTTATTACAGTCTGGCTTCCGGCTTTTTATCAGGGAAATACCGTTCCGAAGCCGATCTCGGCCAAAGCCAACGCGGTGCAGGCATCAAAAAATATCTAAACCCTCGCGGAATGCGCATCTTGGCCGCGCTGGATGAGGTCTCAAAAGGACAAAATGCCAAACCGGCAGAAATTGCCTTGGCATGGTTATTAACACGCCCTGCCATCACTGCCCCGATCGCCAGCGCGACCAGCATCGAACAAATGGCTAGCTTGAAAAAAGCCACTGAAATAAATCTGACACCCGATGAGGTTATACTGTTGAATGAGGCCAGTGCCGTTTTACCAACGGATTAA
- a CDS encoding histidine-type phosphatase has translation MKYWAILGSLLCVSLGSNALAAKHEPRYMLEKVVELSRHGVRPPTEKEAEEIASGTNRNWPEWVTPLGELTGHGYAASLLKARYEGEYYRKTGLLKSGCGLSKDVYIWSSPVERSKATALAYVDGMFPACNIPIHYSDMDSDYLFHFNKLVPPNSAPDQAKAEIEQILGSNLATARQRMQPEIARLRAAVCIAGKSCPIFDTPWQIKTKDKGGISVTGLESLASIGQVLLLEYSENKPLSEVAFGKAPDAATIGALLSLQTLRYDVGNDRLSAARQGGSVLLNQIRMALELGTGSASSTGRQAIAGPPDVAYLLYVAHDTNIAFIRRLLSFTWQVGEYPRGNIPPSSSLVFERWQDRVTKKRFIRLYFQTQTLDQTRSLTPLDQRHPLLTAEFKKPDCQKTKVGTLCPFDGMIAQMNQAIDYSTVAIAAHPVK, from the coding sequence GTGAAATATTGGGCGATACTAGGCAGCCTCCTATGCGTTTCTTTGGGGAGCAATGCGCTCGCGGCGAAACATGAACCTCGTTATATGCTGGAAAAGGTGGTTGAACTAAGCCGCCATGGTGTCCGTCCCCCGACAGAAAAAGAGGCCGAAGAAATTGCCAGCGGCACAAATCGAAATTGGCCGGAATGGGTAACGCCTCTTGGGGAATTGACCGGTCACGGCTATGCCGCATCCCTTCTCAAAGCGCGGTATGAAGGGGAATATTACCGGAAAACCGGCCTGTTAAAATCCGGCTGTGGCCTTTCGAAAGATGTCTATATCTGGAGCAGTCCAGTCGAACGCTCAAAAGCCACCGCCTTAGCCTATGTGGATGGGATGTTTCCGGCTTGTAATATCCCTATCCATTATAGCGATATGGATTCAGACTATCTTTTCCATTTTAATAAATTGGTGCCGCCTAATAGCGCCCCCGATCAAGCCAAAGCTGAAATAGAACAAATTTTGGGAAGCAATCTCGCCACAGCACGGCAAAGAATGCAGCCTGAGATAGCACGGCTTCGGGCAGCCGTCTGTATCGCCGGAAAAAGCTGCCCGATATTCGATACCCCTTGGCAAATAAAAACCAAGGATAAAGGCGGTATATCCGTTACCGGTCTCGAAAGCTTGGCCAGTATAGGGCAGGTGCTGTTACTCGAATATAGCGAAAACAAACCCCTTTCCGAGGTTGCTTTTGGAAAAGCCCCCGACGCCGCGACAATCGGCGCTTTGTTATCGCTACAGACGCTCCGCTATGATGTCGGAAATGATCGCCTTTCGGCTGCCAGACAAGGTGGATCAGTTTTATTAAATCAAATCCGCATGGCACTGGAATTGGGAACAGGCAGCGCGTCAAGCACGGGCAGACAAGCCATTGCAGGGCCTCCAGATGTCGCTTATTTGCTCTATGTTGCCCATGATACCAATATCGCCTTTATCAGACGCTTATTATCTTTCACATGGCAAGTCGGCGAATATCCTCGCGGCAATATCCCACCCAGCAGTAGCCTCGTTTTTGAAAGATGGCAGGACCGCGTAACGAAAAAACGCTTTATCCGGCTTTATTTTCAAACTCAGACGCTCGACCAAACGCGATCACTCACGCCGCTCGATCAACGTCATCCTCTGCTGACAGCCGAATTTAAAAAACCGGATTGTCAAAAGACCAAGGTCGGGACGCTTTGTCCTTTCGATGGCATGATTGCTCAAATGAACCAAGCGATTGATTATTCGACTGTTGCTATCGCTGCCCATCCGGTAAAGTAA
- a CDS encoding glycerate kinase family protein, which yields MKFLLAPDSFKGSLTAKEAALAMERAIQKILPEAETVILPMADGGEGTVQSLIDATQGQRISERVMNPLMQPVMADYGILGDGKTAIIEMAAASGLQFVDEKSKNPLITTTYGTGQLLKSALDRGIRKIIMGMGGSATNDGGAGMAEALGVRFLDKKGWPITRGGGGLSTLAEIDISGLDPRIADTEIIIASDVTNPLVGEIGASAVFAPQKGANPDMVRQLDDNLRHYADLIKASLGKEIAEKAGAGAAGGLSGGLLAFTDATIEKGIELVIRITGLMEKSKDADYVLTGEGGIDFQTQYGKTPMGVAKAAKKANPETVVIALGGYIGEQIDSLYQKGIDAIFGILPAAIPLDQALLSAAANVERTTENIVRLIKADKAVG from the coding sequence ATGAAATTCTTGCTGGCACCGGATTCTTTTAAGGGTAGCTTGACCGCGAAAGAGGCAGCTCTTGCTATGGAAAGGGCTATCCAGAAGATTCTGCCCGAGGCCGAAACGGTCATTCTCCCTATGGCGGATGGGGGCGAAGGCACGGTACAATCTTTGATTGATGCTACCCAAGGCCAGCGAATAAGCGAAAGGGTGATGAATCCCCTGATGCAGCCGGTGATGGCTGATTATGGTATTTTGGGCGATGGCAAGACAGCTATCATCGAAATGGCTGCGGCGAGCGGTCTTCAATTTGTGGATGAGAAGAGCAAAAACCCGCTAATCACGACTACTTATGGCACCGGCCAGTTGCTGAAATCCGCTTTGGACCGTGGCATCAGAAAAATCATTATGGGCATGGGGGGCAGTGCGACCAATGATGGCGGTGCCGGTATGGCTGAAGCCTTGGGCGTCCGCTTTCTTGATAAAAAAGGATGGCCGATTACGCGAGGCGGCGGTGGCTTATCCACCTTGGCCGAGATCGACATTTCTGGCCTTGATCCCCGCATAGCAGACACCGAAATTATTATTGCTTCCGATGTAACCAATCCTTTGGTGGGGGAAATTGGTGCCAGTGCTGTTTTCGCGCCCCAAAAAGGAGCCAATCCTGACATGGTTCGACAGCTGGATGATAATTTGCGGCATTATGCCGATTTGATAAAGGCTAGTTTGGGTAAAGAGATTGCCGAAAAAGCGGGGGCGGGGGCTGCCGGTGGATTAAGTGGTGGGTTGTTGGCTTTTACCGATGCGACAATAGAAAAAGGTATTGAACTGGTTATCCGTATCACGGGGTTGATGGAGAAAAGCAAAGATGCCGATTATGTCCTAACAGGCGAGGGCGGTATCGATTTTCAGACCCAATATGGAAAAACGCCGATGGGGGTAGCCAAAGCCGCTAAGAAAGCCAATCCTGAAACAGTGGTTATTGCTTTGGGCGGCTATATCGGAGAGCAGATAGATAGTTTGTATCAAAAAGGTATCGATGCGATTTTCGGGATTTTACCGGCTGCGATACCGTTGGATCAGGCCTTGTTATCGGCGGCGGCCAATGTCGAGCGCACCACCGAAAATATCGTTCGTTTGATAAAAGCCGATAAAGCCGTGGGATGA
- a CDS encoding PH domain-containing protein: MIDYKNADKATLKAEYKRLSRETHNLPFFTRKEFYALPEILGDEEIPVAITSGMMNDHTWLIVLTNRRILFLDKGMLFGGKQVIISLADITAIQGSTGLIYGEITISTAGQKHEISHIYKKAVNSFIQMTDKERDQYRSDPIQKIKPFHQNTSDKVTQLEKLAALKNQGILTEEEFEKEKRRILAL; encoded by the coding sequence ATGATCGACTATAAAAATGCCGATAAAGCGACATTAAAGGCAGAATATAAACGCCTTTCTCGGGAAACCCACAATCTACCTTTCTTTACCAGAAAAGAATTCTACGCCCTTCCCGAAATACTGGGTGATGAAGAAATCCCTGTCGCCATTACTTCAGGCATGATGAATGATCATACATGGCTGATCGTGTTGACCAATCGCCGTATTTTATTCCTTGATAAAGGGATGCTGTTCGGGGGCAAACAGGTCATTATCAGCTTGGCCGATATTACGGCTATCCAAGGCTCTACCGGTCTGATTTATGGTGAAATCACGATCAGTACCGCCGGACAAAAGCACGAAATCAGCCATATTTATAAAAAGGCTGTTAATAGCTTTATCCAAATGACGGATAAAGAACGGGATCAATATCGCTCCGATCCGATCCAGAAAATCAAACCCTTCCATCAGAATACCTCGGATAAAGTTACCCAATTGGAAAAACTAGCCGCCCTTAAAAATCAGGGCATCCTGACAGAAGAAGAATTTGAAAAAGAAAAAAGGCGTATTTTGGCCTTATAA
- the glmS gene encoding glutamine--fructose-6-phosphate transaminase (isomerizing) has product MCGIIGIIGREDLSERLFQGLRRLEYRGYDSAGMCTIHDGKLDRRRAEGKLDNLGRVLANDPLPGKIGIAHTRWATHGAPTVANAHPHIAGDVAVVHNGIIENFKTLRDELLERGHHFESETDTEVVAHLLDEQMQAGKDPRHAVSKVLKKLRGAFALAILFKNYPDLLIGARLGSPLVVGYGDGENYLGSDALALAPLTQKISYLEEGDWVVLTREGIEVHDIEDRIVERPVVLSGASGLMVEKGNYRHFMQKEIFEQPVVVAQTLQSYLRPVEGQVALPDPDFDLSQIKRVTIVACGTSYYAGMVARYWIERFARVPVEIEAASEYRYREPVMEEGGLSLFISQSGETADTLAALRHARAGGQKIAVVVNVPTSSMAREADLLLPTHAGPEIGVASTKAFTCQLAVLAAFATHIARVKGQLTQQEEQDIVRHLAEAPAALNAALAFNDTIENVATAIAPARDVLYIGRGPDYPLAMEGALKLKEISYIHAEGYAAGEMKHGPIALIDDKVPIIVLAPSGPLFEKTVSNMQEMQARGGKVILISDEKGIQEAGDNCLATLTMPKVHPLIAPIVYAIPVQLLAYHVAVIKGTDVDQPRNLAKSVTVE; this is encoded by the coding sequence ATGTGCGGTATTATCGGTATTATCGGACGCGAAGACCTTTCAGAACGCCTTTTCCAAGGATTAAGACGGCTGGAATATCGCGGTTATGATTCTGCCGGTATGTGTACGATCCATGATGGCAAACTCGATCGCCGCCGTGCCGAGGGAAAACTCGACAATCTCGGTCGGGTGCTGGCTAATGATCCACTTCCTGGTAAAATCGGCATTGCTCATACGCGTTGGGCAACTCATGGCGCACCAACGGTTGCCAATGCCCATCCCCATATTGCGGGTGATGTCGCGGTGGTTCACAATGGCATCATTGAAAATTTCAAAACACTGCGTGACGAATTACTGGAACGCGGCCATCATTTTGAAAGCGAAACTGATACCGAGGTTGTCGCCCATCTTCTTGATGAACAGATGCAGGCCGGCAAAGACCCGCGTCATGCTGTTTCCAAGGTTCTAAAAAAATTGCGGGGTGCTTTTGCACTCGCCATCCTTTTTAAAAATTATCCCGATCTCTTGATTGGTGCCAGACTGGGTTCACCCTTGGTCGTTGGCTATGGCGATGGCGAAAATTATCTTGGATCGGATGCCTTGGCTTTGGCACCGCTGACCCAGAAAATCAGCTATCTCGAAGAAGGCGATTGGGTCGTTCTTACGCGTGAAGGTATCGAAGTCCACGATATCGAAGACAGAATTGTCGAAAGACCGGTGGTGCTATCCGGTGCCAGTGGCCTGATGGTTGAAAAAGGCAATTACCGCCATTTCATGCAGAAAGAAATCTTTGAACAGCCAGTAGTCGTTGCTCAAACTTTACAAAGCTATCTTCGTCCGGTTGAAGGACAGGTCGCGTTGCCAGACCCCGATTTTGATCTCTCCCAAATCAAAAGAGTGACGATCGTAGCCTGCGGCACCAGCTATTATGCCGGTATGGTTGCCCGCTATTGGATCGAGCGTTTTGCGCGTGTGCCAGTCGAAATCGAGGCCGCATCAGAATATCGCTATCGTGAACCCGTGATGGAAGAAGGCGGTCTATCACTCTTTATCAGCCAATCGGGCGAAACCGCCGATACCTTGGCTGCACTTCGCCATGCTAGGGCAGGGGGACAGAAAATTGCCGTCGTTGTCAATGTCCCAACCAGCAGCATGGCACGCGAAGCTGATTTACTTCTCCCGACCCATGCTGGCCCTGAAATCGGGGTGGCCTCGACCAAGGCCTTTACGTGCCAACTCGCTGTCTTGGCCGCATTTGCTACTCATATCGCAAGGGTCAAAGGACAGCTCACACAACAAGAAGAACAGGACATCGTCCGCCATCTCGCAGAAGCCCCTGCGGCACTCAATGCAGCTCTGGCTTTCAATGACACAATCGAAAATGTTGCAACAGCCATCGCCCCCGCGCGGGATGTCCTTTATATTGGACGGGGGCCCGATTATCCCTTGGCGATGGAAGGCGCGCTCAAATTAAAAGAGATCAGCTATATCCATGCCGAAGGTTACGCGGCGGGTGAAATGAAGCACGGGCCTATCGCGCTTATTGATGACAAGGTGCCGATTATCGTTCTGGCTCCATCAGGGCCTCTTTTTGAAAAAACCGTTTCTAATATGCAGGAAATGCAAGCAAGAGGCGGCAAGGTTATTCTGATTTCTGATGAGAAAGGTATTCAGGAAGCCGGAGATAACTGCCTTGCAACTTTGACGATGCCCAAGGTGCATCCTCTCATTGCCCCGATCGTCTATGCTATTCCGGTGCAATTACTGGCCTATCATGTCGCCGTTATCAAAGGCACCGATGTCGATCAGCCCCGAAATTTGGCCAAAAGTGTTACGGTCGAATAG
- a CDS encoding sulfite exporter TauE/SafE family protein, whose product MSALHALQPLYSLSGLVIGFLVGMTGVGGGSLMTPLLILLFGVHPQTAVGTDLLYASATKFVGTGIHGFKGSVDWKVVTRLCAGSIPASILSLVFLHYLGMPSSTTSRIISVTLGIALLLTAPSVLFREKIRAWASRRSKPLGEKSTAFLTVFLGFLLGVLVSLSSVGAGAIGVTVLIMLYPTLPTAKIVGSDIAHAVPLTLIAGSGHWLMGAINIPMLISLLVGSIPGIILGSLFIGKVNETVQRSVLATILLVVGLRLV is encoded by the coding sequence ATGTCCGCCCTTCATGCTTTACAGCCGCTCTATTCACTTTCTGGCTTGGTGATCGGTTTTCTGGTGGGCATGACGGGTGTCGGCGGCGGTTCCTTGATGACACCGCTCCTTATCTTGCTCTTCGGTGTTCACCCCCAAACGGCTGTCGGAACGGATCTTCTCTATGCCTCGGCCACCAAATTTGTCGGAACGGGGATTCACGGTTTCAAAGGTTCGGTCGATTGGAAGGTCGTAACCCGCTTATGCGCAGGTAGTATTCCGGCCTCTATCCTCAGCTTGGTTTTCCTGCATTATCTCGGAATGCCGTCGTCAACGACTTCTCGCATTATCTCTGTCACCTTGGGCATTGCCCTATTACTGACCGCTCCCAGCGTTCTTTTCCGTGAAAAGATCAGAGCATGGGCAAGCCGCCGCAGCAAACCTTTGGGTGAAAAAAGCACCGCTTTTCTGACGGTTTTTCTTGGTTTTCTGCTCGGTGTCTTGGTGTCGCTGTCCTCGGTCGGTGCGGGCGCGATCGGTGTCACGGTGCTGATTATGCTCTATCCGACTTTACCAACCGCTAAAATTGTTGGTTCCGATATTGCCCATGCTGTGCCGTTAACCCTTATCGCCGGATCAGGTCACTGGCTGATGGGTGCCATCAATATTCCGATGCTGATTTCTTTATTGGTCGGCTCGATACCGGGTATCATCTTGGGCAGCCTGTTTATCGGTAAAGTCAACGAAACCGTGCAACGCTCGGTCTTGGCGACCATTCTTCTGGTTGTCGGCTTGCGCCTCGTCTGA